In a single window of the Pseudoxanthomonas sp. F37 genome:
- a CDS encoding histidine triad nucleotide-binding protein: MTDDTLFARIIRREIPATIVYEDEEVLGFKDIAPQAPVHVLFIPKNEAIPTLDDLRQDQAHLIGKLALAAAEYARREGFAQDGYRIVMNCREHAGQTVFHIHLHLLAGAPLGRFGTSA; this comes from the coding sequence ATGACCGACGACACCCTCTTCGCCCGGATCATCCGCCGCGAGATCCCCGCCACCATCGTCTACGAGGACGAGGAGGTGCTGGGCTTCAAGGACATCGCGCCGCAGGCGCCGGTGCACGTGCTCTTCATCCCCAAGAACGAGGCCATCCCCACCCTGGACGACCTGCGCCAGGACCAGGCGCACCTGATCGGCAAGCTGGCGCTGGCGGCGGCCGAGTACGCGCGCCGCGAAGGCTTCGCGCAGGACGGTTACCGCATCGTCATGAACTGCCGCGAGCATGCGGGCCAGACCGTGTTCCACATCCACCTGCACCTGCTGGCCGGCGCACCGCTGGGGCGCTTCGGGACGTCCGCCTGA
- the recR gene encoding recombination mediator RecR — translation MSTLLEQLIESLRVLPGVGQKTAQRMAYHLLDREREGGKRLAGVLAEALDHIGHCAHCRDFTESEVCALCASGSRDRHQLCVVESPSDRLAIEQATGYRGLYFVLHGRLSPLDGIGPRELGLDALSARLAQGEVTELIIATNPTVEGEATAHYLAQLARQQGVRPSRLAHGVPLGGELEYVDRGTLAHAFGGRSEMN, via the coding sequence GTGTCCACACTCCTCGAACAATTGATCGAGTCGCTGCGCGTCCTGCCCGGTGTCGGGCAGAAGACCGCACAGCGCATGGCCTACCACCTGCTCGACCGCGAGCGGGAGGGCGGCAAGCGCCTGGCCGGCGTGCTGGCGGAGGCGCTGGACCATATCGGCCATTGCGCGCATTGCCGCGACTTCACCGAGAGCGAGGTCTGCGCGCTGTGCGCCAGCGGCAGCCGGGACCGCCATCAGCTGTGCGTGGTGGAGTCGCCATCGGACCGGCTGGCGATCGAACAGGCGACCGGTTACCGCGGCCTCTACTTCGTCCTGCACGGGCGGCTGTCGCCGCTGGACGGCATAGGTCCGCGCGAACTGGGGCTGGACGCACTGTCCGCACGCCTGGCCCAGGGCGAGGTGACCGAACTGATCATCGCCACCAATCCGACCGTCGAAGGCGAAGCGACCGCGCACTATCTGGCGCAACTCGCGCGCCAGCAGGGTGTGCGGCCGAGCAGGCTCGCCCACGGCGTGCCGTTGGGAGGCGAGCTGGAATACGTGGACCGCGGCACGCTGGCGCATGCGTTCGGCGGCCGCAGCGAAATGAACTGA
- a CDS encoding DUF58 domain-containing protein — MQASAARWLAQWARPRAVEVLPVRLDRRRVYVLPTRFGLFYAALVFTMALGALNYNNNPALLLALLLGATAMASLIFAHLQLSGLRVDAVSADPVFAGERLRVHVALSARDARRRNGLRLDALGAGTFVPPLPPEGSAVAELYLDTHQRGWHDIGRMRVSTTQPLGLARAWSWVWPSPLLVYPAPEVQGPPLPEGGRTGQHARLDPAGDDVHHLRGYRPGDAPRTIAWKPSARRDTLLVREYEQPVGIEVLLAWDALGALPYEQRIRRLAHWVEQAERADRRYRLALPGQPALGPSQGPAHRHLCLRALALMPHADAAR, encoded by the coding sequence ATGCAGGCATCGGCGGCCCGGTGGCTGGCCCAGTGGGCGCGGCCACGCGCGGTGGAGGTGCTGCCGGTCCGCCTGGACCGTCGCCGGGTCTACGTGCTGCCCACGCGGTTCGGGCTGTTCTACGCTGCCCTCGTTTTCACCATGGCGCTGGGCGCGCTGAACTACAACAACAATCCGGCCCTGCTGCTGGCCCTGCTGCTGGGCGCCACGGCGATGGCCAGCCTGATCTTCGCCCACCTGCAGCTGTCCGGTCTGCGCGTGGACGCCGTGTCGGCCGATCCGGTGTTCGCGGGTGAGCGGCTGCGGGTGCACGTGGCGCTGTCCGCGCGCGATGCGCGCCGACGGAACGGTCTGCGGCTGGATGCGCTGGGCGCCGGCACGTTCGTGCCGCCGCTGCCGCCCGAAGGGAGTGCGGTGGCCGAGTTGTATCTGGATACGCACCAGCGCGGCTGGCACGACATCGGCCGGATGCGGGTATCGACCACACAGCCGCTGGGACTGGCGCGCGCGTGGTCCTGGGTCTGGCCGTCGCCGTTGCTGGTGTATCCGGCGCCCGAAGTCCAGGGACCGCCGCTGCCCGAAGGCGGGCGCACCGGCCAGCATGCCCGCCTGGATCCGGCCGGCGACGATGTCCACCACCTGCGCGGCTATCGACCCGGCGATGCGCCGCGCACGATCGCGTGGAAACCATCGGCCCGCCGGGACACCCTGCTGGTGCGCGAATACGAGCAGCCGGTAGGCATCGAGGTGCTGCTCGCATGGGATGCGCTGGGCGCGCTGCCCTACGAACAGCGCATCCGGCGCCTCGCGCACTGGGTGGAACAGGCCGAGCGGGCAGATCGCCGCTACCGCCTCGCCCTGCCCGGCCAGCCGGCCCTGGGGCCCTCCCAGGGCCCTGCCCACCGTCATCTCTGCCTGCGCGCGCTCGCGCTGATGCCGCATGCCGATGCCGCACGCTGA
- a CDS encoding Slp family lipoprotein, whose product MNLRFAVLAAAAALLSACATAPKPLQGSFTQVNPRDAVATPQVGAPVRWGGRIISTTPGPNATCFQLVSRPLGATGRPLSSAPDATDGRFIACRAGFYDPAVFAEGREVTFIGKIEGYETARIGEYDYQLPRVAADVVYLWPEVREVEVRPYPYYDPFWGPRWGYWGWW is encoded by the coding sequence ATGAACCTTCGCTTCGCTGTCCTTGCCGCAGCCGCCGCGCTGCTTTCCGCCTGCGCAACGGCCCCCAAGCCGCTGCAGGGCAGCTTCACCCAGGTCAATCCGCGCGACGCGGTGGCCACGCCCCAGGTGGGCGCGCCGGTCCGCTGGGGCGGCCGGATCATCAGCACCACGCCGGGGCCGAACGCGACCTGCTTCCAACTGGTGTCGCGTCCGCTGGGCGCCACGGGCCGGCCGCTTTCGTCCGCACCGGATGCCACCGACGGCCGTTTCATCGCATGCCGGGCCGGCTTCTACGACCCGGCCGTGTTCGCCGAAGGCCGCGAGGTGACCTTCATCGGCAAGATCGAGGGCTACGAAACGGCACGCATCGGCGAATACGACTACCAGTTGCCGCGCGTCGCCGCCGACGTGGTGTACCTGTGGCCGGAAGTGCGTGAAGTGGAAGTGCGCCCCTACCCGTATTACGACCCGTTCTGGGGACCGCGCTGGGGTTACTGGGGCTGGTGGTGA
- a CDS encoding DUF3488 and transglutaminase-like domain-containing protein: MPHADAAILPDRDSRLWTLASAALCLLALLVQLPTTLALGLGATGLVLTAASWRRPLPAFVRILLALAMLAAVLSVTGFRFGRDTGCALLAAMLAIKPGETRSLRDHRSLVGFALFAPFAAFLLDQGPLTMALGALGIGSALVALHRLADVEAHSVATGPDVVPRMALVGRLVLIGLPLVLAAFWLFPRFATPLWGVPERALSKPGLGEDMSPGGWLDLMADEDPALRAQFFGATPPPEQMYWRGPVMWNYDGRTWTQAPWLRGLPPARVQHGQRQWDYQLEVEPTDRRQLVALDLAVEAPEGAHLANDYGMTVRTPLSALTRWRMRASTPASFEATLPHLLRQQALQLPNGFDPRTRAMAAQWRREAGADDAALVRRALDWIRAEFAYTLESPLPGRNAVDEFLFDRKQGYCEHFSSAFVVLMRGAGVPARVVTGYTGGVYNRLGGYWVVRQMDAHAWAEVWLSGRGWVRVDPTAAVAPERIYDTLDDRIGEGVDAGRLTLEGFGSVSDWLRRGWNDLVLGFDAQRQARLLERLGGNGLGSRGLALLFGLFAVATLAWMAWFLARGERERDPLLRAWHRLDARYARLGLGREPHETAGDWARRVAARRPQGANLLFSLSRRFAAARYAPSKGDQRALIEDLRRHRP, encoded by the coding sequence ATGCCGCACGCTGACGCCGCCATCCTTCCTGATCGCGACAGCCGCCTGTGGACGCTGGCCAGTGCCGCGCTGTGCCTGCTGGCGCTGCTGGTGCAACTGCCGACCACGCTCGCCCTCGGCCTGGGTGCGACGGGACTGGTGCTGACCGCTGCATCCTGGCGGCGGCCGCTTCCGGCATTCGTGCGCATCCTGCTGGCGCTGGCGATGCTGGCGGCGGTGCTGTCGGTCACCGGGTTCCGCTTCGGTCGCGACACCGGCTGTGCGCTGCTGGCCGCGATGCTGGCCATCAAGCCCGGCGAGACCCGCAGCCTGCGCGACCACCGCAGCCTGGTGGGCTTTGCCCTGTTCGCGCCCTTCGCGGCATTCCTGCTCGACCAGGGGCCCCTGACCATGGCGCTGGGGGCACTGGGCATCGGCAGCGCCCTGGTCGCCCTGCACCGGCTGGCCGACGTGGAGGCGCACAGCGTGGCCACGGGACCGGACGTGGTGCCCCGCATGGCGCTGGTGGGGCGGCTGGTGCTGATCGGCTTGCCGCTGGTGCTGGCGGCGTTCTGGTTGTTCCCGCGTTTCGCCACCCCGCTGTGGGGCGTGCCCGAACGGGCGCTGTCCAAACCGGGCCTGGGCGAGGACATGTCGCCCGGCGGTTGGCTGGACCTGATGGCGGACGAAGATCCGGCCCTGCGCGCGCAGTTCTTCGGCGCCACACCGCCACCCGAGCAGATGTACTGGCGCGGCCCGGTCATGTGGAACTACGACGGCCGCACCTGGACCCAGGCCCCGTGGCTGCGCGGCCTGCCGCCTGCGCGCGTGCAGCACGGCCAGCGGCAATGGGACTACCAGCTCGAAGTCGAGCCCACCGACCGCCGCCAGTTGGTCGCGCTCGACCTGGCGGTCGAAGCGCCGGAGGGCGCGCACCTGGCCAACGACTACGGCATGACGGTGCGCACGCCGCTCAGCGCGCTGACCCGGTGGCGCATGCGCGCGTCCACGCCGGCAAGCTTCGAAGCCACGTTGCCGCACCTGCTGCGCCAGCAGGCCCTGCAGTTGCCCAACGGATTCGACCCGCGCACGCGCGCCATGGCCGCCCAGTGGCGGCGCGAAGCCGGCGCGGACGATGCGGCGCTGGTCCGGCGCGCCCTGGACTGGATCCGCGCCGAGTTCGCCTACACCCTGGAATCCCCGCTGCCCGGCCGCAACGCGGTCGACGAGTTCCTGTTCGACCGCAAGCAGGGCTATTGCGAACATTTCAGTTCCGCCTTCGTCGTGCTGATGCGCGGGGCGGGCGTGCCGGCACGCGTGGTCACCGGCTACACGGGCGGGGTGTACAACCGCCTGGGCGGCTACTGGGTGGTCCGGCAGATGGACGCCCATGCCTGGGCCGAGGTGTGGTTGTCCGGACGCGGCTGGGTGCGCGTGGACCCGACCGCGGCGGTCGCACCCGAGCGCATCTACGACACGCTGGACGACCGCATCGGCGAGGGAGTGGACGCGGGCCGCCTGACGCTGGAAGGTTTCGGCAGCGTCAGCGACTGGCTGCGCCGCGGCTGGAACGACCTGGTGCTGGGCTTCGATGCGCAGCGGCAGGCGCGCCTGCTGGAGCGGTTGGGCGGCAACGGGCTGGGGTCCCGCGGACTGGCGCTGCTGTTCGGCCTGTTCGCAGTGGCGACCCTGGCCTGGATGGCGTGGTTCCTGGCACGGGGCGAACGCGAGCGCGATCCGCTGCTGCGGGCCTGGCATCGCCTGGATGCCCGCTATGCCCGCCTGGGTCTGGGCCGCGAACCGCATGAAACCGCCGGCGACTGGGCGCGACGCGTGGCGGCGCGCCGTCCACAAGGCGCCAATCTGCTGTTTTCGCTCAGCCGCCGTTTCGCCGCTGCGCGCTACGCTCCGAGCAAGGGGGACCAGCGGGCTCTTATCGAAGACCTGCGCCGGCACCGCCCATAA
- a CDS encoding YbaB/EbfC family nucleoid-associated protein: MRGNIAQLMQQAQKMQENLQRAQEELAKLEVTGNAGGGMVSVTLTGAKECRKVRLDPSLLSDAEMLEDLIAAAFNDASNKVDAESKARMGAATAGMPMPPGMKLPF, encoded by the coding sequence ATGCGTGGAAACATCGCCCAACTGATGCAGCAGGCGCAGAAGATGCAGGAGAACCTGCAGCGCGCCCAGGAAGAACTGGCCAAGCTGGAGGTCACCGGCAACGCCGGCGGCGGCATGGTCAGCGTGACGCTGACCGGCGCCAAGGAATGCCGCAAGGTCCGCCTCGACCCCTCGCTGCTGTCCGACGCCGAGATGCTGGAAGACCTGATTGCGGCGGCCTTCAACGATGCGTCCAACAAGGTCGACGCCGAATCCAAGGCGCGCATGGGCGCGGCCACGGCCGGCATGCCGATGCCGCCGGGCATGAAGCTGCCGTTCTGA